Proteins from a genomic interval of Kiritimatiellia bacterium:
- a CDS encoding IS1380 family transposase — MIKPWPVSPRSPDSRTPHGAATSIALAHALAETLLLHLHKRHRAARRVWIDVDPTCTPTYGAQQLTFFNGYYDTWCYLPLVITISFDEDPRKYPLVLLLRPGNADAMQGVLPVLRRLVPRLHMLWRSARLWLRADSAFARSDLLDWLDEQRIGYDIGVASNSVLAREMEEALDVVRDLATRDQETVAFYLDTEYRAASWSRSRRVLCKVEVALADGKAPRDNVRYIITTGRSGSEPGFRRYYGHSDMENSIKELKNDAGLGRFSCSRAGANQFRAILSLAALTLVQGLAPAWKRAGLRPQMATVRGWLLKVAVRVKETARRVVVELAEHYPWKHRFRLCAKGLGAVPI; from the coding sequence ATGATCAAGCCCTGGCCAGTCAGCCCACGCTCTCCCGATTCGAGAACACCGCACGGCGCGGCGACCTCTATCGCATTGGCCCATGCGCTCGCCGAGACGCTGCTTCTTCACCTGCATAAACGACACCGCGCCGCACGCCGGGTCTGGATCGATGTGGACCCGACCTGCACGCCCACCTACGGCGCACAGCAACTGACTTTCTTCAATGGGTACTACGACACGTGGTGCTATCTGCCCTTGGTCATCACCATTTCCTTCGACGAGGATCCCCGGAAGTACCCCCTCGTGTTGCTGCTGCGCCCCGGCAACGCCGATGCCATGCAAGGCGTCCTGCCCGTCCTCCGGCGTCTGGTTCCCCGCCTCCATATGCTCTGGCGCAGCGCCCGGCTCTGGCTGCGTGCCGACAGCGCATTTGCCCGCAGCGACTTGCTTGACTGGCTCGACGAGCAACGCATCGGCTACGACATCGGCGTGGCCTCCAACAGCGTATTGGCGCGCGAAATGGAAGAGGCCTTGGACGTGGTGCGCGATCTGGCCACACGCGACCAAGAAACGGTCGCCTTCTATCTGGATACCGAGTATCGCGCGGCGTCTTGGAGCCGGTCGCGTCGCGTGCTCTGCAAGGTCGAGGTGGCACTCGCCGACGGCAAGGCGCCGCGAGACAACGTTCGCTATATTATCACGACGGGTCGCAGCGGCTCGGAGCCTGGCTTCAGGCGCTACTACGGTCATTCGGACATGGAAAACAGCATCAAGGAACTCAAGAACGACGCGGGGTTGGGCCGCTTTTCCTGCTCGCGCGCCGGCGCCAACCAGTTTCGGGCGATCCTTTCGCTGGCGGCCTTGACGCTTGTGCAGGGGCTGGCTCCCGCATGGAAGCGCGCGGGGCTTCGGCCCCAGATGGCCACGGTGCGCGGCTGGTTGCTCAAGGTGGCGGTGCGGGTCAAGGAGACGGCCCGGCGCGTGGTGGTGGAGTTGGCGGAACATTATCCCTGGAAACATCGTTTCCGTCTTTGCGCCAAGGGGCTGGGCGCGGTTCCGATATAG
- a CDS encoding dihydrofolate reductase family protein translates to MKTLITEFISLDGVIQAPGAPSEDADGGFAHGGWMAKYFDPEIVGGTFDELAKQSDALLQGRRTYQVSATAWPSRSGDEFSDWINRVQKYVVSDTLTEDDIVWPPTTIIRGKDFLKTVADLRAQSGGYIYVYGSARMVQSLLTADLVDELVLTVVPLIIGSGKKLFPVMGKPLGFELVSVVKASTGAQVCRYMRER, encoded by the coding sequence ATGAAGACGCTTATCACGGAATTCATCAGCCTTGACGGAGTTATCCAAGCGCCCGGAGCCCCGAGCGAAGACGCCGACGGCGGCTTTGCCCATGGTGGGTGGATGGCGAAGTATTTCGATCCCGAGATCGTTGGCGGAACGTTTGACGAACTCGCCAAGCAAAGCGATGCCCTCCTGCAAGGACGGCGCACCTATCAAGTCTCGGCCACTGCATGGCCTTCCCGCTCGGGTGACGAGTTTTCTGACTGGATCAACCGCGTGCAAAAGTATGTCGTGTCCGACACGCTCACCGAGGATGACATCGTGTGGCCCCCAACGACAATCATCCGCGGCAAAGACTTCCTGAAGACAGTGGCTGATCTAAGGGCGCAGTCGGGCGGCTACATCTACGTATACGGCAGCGCGAGGATGGTGCAGTCGCTTCTGACCGCCGATCTAGTTGACGAGTTGGTTCTGACAGTCGTCCCACTCATCATTGGGAGCGGCAAGAAGCTCTTCCCAGTGATGGGCAAGCCGCTGGGGTTTGAACTTGTCTCGGTCGTGAAGGCGAGCACCGGCGCCCAAGTCTGCCGATATATGCGTGAACGTTAG
- a CDS encoding DUF2200 domain-containing protein, translating into QELIKAQATFETFFQQASLNPNARLITGVICGYRVEEIKDPLTQRVRYLDKLVDELAKGRKMEKILRGS; encoded by the coding sequence TCAGGAACTTATCAAAGCACAGGCAACTTTTGAAACATTCTTCCAACAGGCTTCCCTCAACCCGAATGCGCGCCTCATCACCGGTGTGATCTGTGGGTATCGGGTGGAGGAAATCAAGGATCCGTTGACACAGCGGGTTCGGTACTTGGATAAGTTGGTGGATGAGTTAGCGAAGGGCAGGAAGATGGAGAAGATTTTGCGTGGCTCGTGA